The following are from one region of the bacterium genome:
- a CDS encoding MGMT family protein — MTTTGRLSDFRRVVYDVLRRVPRGRVVTYGQLALLAGRPRAGREVGWIAHEGGRRLPWRRVVNRFGGLASGYTGGRTGHKRDLETDGVRVRRDMTVDLERYQWWPDDALCRRLGLRLETLAALSAARRRVAAPRRRRRRPTRSGPGSPP, encoded by the coding sequence ATGACCACGACCGGTAGGCTCTCGGATTTCCGCCGCGTCGTCTACGACGTCCTGCGGCGCGTGCCGCGCGGCCGCGTCGTCACGTACGGACAGCTGGCGCTGCTCGCCGGCCGGCCGCGCGCCGGCCGGGAGGTGGGATGGATCGCACACGAGGGCGGCCGCCGCCTTCCCTGGCGAAGAGTCGTGAACCGCTTCGGCGGCCTCGCATCCGGGTACACGGGCGGCCGCACCGGCCACAAACGGGATCTCGAAACCGACGGCGTCCGGGTCCGGCGGGACATGACCGTGGATCTCGAGCGCTATCAGTGGTGGCCGGATGACGCGCTGTGCCGGCGTCTCGGGCTCCGCCTCGAGACGCTCGCCGCGCTCTCCGCGGCCCGCCGACGCGTGGCCGCTCCGCGGCGGCGCCGGAGGCGCCCGACACGGAGCGGCCCGGGATCACCTCCGTAA